The following are encoded in a window of Perca fluviatilis chromosome 21, GENO_Pfluv_1.0, whole genome shotgun sequence genomic DNA:
- the LOC120551134 gene encoding monocarboxylate transporter 7-like — MALCGVKGTRFLGPNVYPEAPDGGWGWVVAVAFFLVEVFTYGTIKIFGIFLQDLMEEFGETNSRVSWIVSICVFVMTFNGPLSSVMTNRFGFQLVVMIGGLLIAAGTIATSFTNSINQMYITYGLVAGLGYCLTFLPTVTILSQYFSRRRSLVTAVASTGESLSMFALAPAFSALKDHVGWRHTMVVIGALQSTIIICGALLRPIIIKPRATPETKTDGSSPKELEALSTPDNVEGTNPEESIINNTSYAQNTSHSLDNELTRGSVSTGDSGVQSLKDTDDSSPEEKTLLHKEAGKSVENSTAEVIEIVTGEKKNENAEKQAMKDDDEMKLGDEKPSAKNSKLLDFSVLRECSFILYSLFGLFATLGFFAPQLYIIELSVSRGVERDRATYMLSTMAVAEILGRFSIGWMLNREQFRKKKLLVLLACVIAMTADLVGFTLVTEFYGLAVCCALYGFFMGTLACTHIPMLAEDDVVGIERMSSAAGVYVFIQSFAGLAGPPLGGVLVDVTENYGSAFYSCAVGMGVSALFLAMVKPAKKGLLCRKRNYKLPEGIHERERDSEEQIAVHKPDERTDRSLDCSEVDDQAEATRDVEEVIRFA, encoded by the exons ATGGCACTGTGTGGAGTCAAGGGTACACGTTTCTTGGGGCCCAATGTGTACCCAGAAGCCCCTGATGGAGGCTGGGGATGGGTGGTGGCTGTGGCCTTCTTCTTGGTGGAGGTTTTCACTTATGGTACCATCAAGATATTTGGTATCTTTCTGCAGGACCTGATGGAGGAGTTTGGAGAGACCAACAGTCGGGTCTCCTGGATCGTTTCCATCTGCGTGTTTGTCATGACCTTCAACG gtcctctctcctctgtgatgACTAACCGCTTTGGGTTCCAACTGGTTGTTATGATTGGAGGATTACTTATTGCCGCTGGGACCATTGCAACCAGCTTTACCAACTCCATCAATCAAATGTACATCACCTATGGATTAGTTGCAG GTCTAGGATACTGTCTGACCTTCCTGCCCACTGTGACCATCCTTTCCCAGTACTTTTCTCGCCGTCGGTCTCTGGTCACAGCTGTGGCTTCCACTGGAGAGTCCCTGTCCATGTTTGCCCTAGCACCAG CCTTTTCTGCATTGAAGGACCATGTTGGCTGGCGACATACCATGGTAGTGATAGGAGCTTTGCAAAGCACCATCATCATCTGTGGTGCTCTGCTTCGGCCAATCATTATCAAACCCAGAGCGACCCCTGAGACAAAGACTGACGGATCGTCCCCAAAGGAACTGGAAGCTCTCAGTACACCAGATAATGTAGAGGGCACAAATCCAGAAGAGTCTATAATAAACAATACCTCATATGCACAAAATACCTCCCACAGTCTGGACAATGAGCTAACTAGAGGCTCTGTGAGCACAGGAGACTCTGGTGTCCAGTCTCTAAAGGACACAGACGACAGCAGCCCAGAGGAGAAGACTTTACTGCACAAAGAAGCAGGGAAATCTGTGGAAAACAGTACGGCAGAGGTTATAGAAATTGTAACTGGggagaaaaagaatgaaaatgCAGAGAAACAAGCGATGAAAGATGACGATGAAATGAAATTAGGCGATGAAAAGCCATCTGCAAAGAACTCAAAACTTCTAGACTTTTCTGTCCTCAGAGAATGCAGCTTCATTCTCTATTCTCTGTTTGGACTGTTCGCCACGCTCGGTTTCTTCGCCCCTCAACTCTACATCATCGAGCTGAGTGTGAGTCGAGGTGTGGAGCGGGACCGCGCCACCTACATGCTCTCCACCATGGCTGTGGCTGAAATCCTTGGCCGATTCTCCATTGGGTGGATGCTGAACCGGGAGCAGTTCAGGAAGAAGAAGCTGCTAGTGCTTCTGGCATGTGTAATTGCAATGACCGCTGATCTGGTTGGATTTACTTTGGTTACGGAGTTCTACGGCCTGGCTGTGTGCTGCGCTTTGTATGGGTTCTTCATGGGAACCCTAGCATGCACCCACATCCCCATGCTGGCTGAGGATGATGTGGTGGGCATAGAGAGGATGTCTTCAGCTGCTGGTGTCTATGTGTTCATACAGAGCTTTGCTGGGCTGGCTGGACCACCACTTGGAG GTGTGCTGGTGGATGTGACTGAGAACTACGGATCAGCCTTCTACTCCTGTGCAGTCGGCATGGGAGTTAGTGCATTGTTCTTGGCTATGGTAAAACCTGCTAAGAAAGGATTACTGTGTAGGAAGAGGAACTATAAACTCCCTGAAGGCATACATGAAAGAGAAAGGGACTCCGAGGAACAGATTGCAGTGCATAAACCGGACGAAAGAACTGACCGTTCTCTGGACTGCTCTGAAGTAGACGACCAGGCGGAGGCCACAAGAGATGTGGAGGAGGTTATACGTTTTGCTTGA